In Vespa crabro chromosome 5, iyVesCrab1.2, whole genome shotgun sequence, a single window of DNA contains:
- the LOC124424386 gene encoding prefoldin subunit 1 encodes MARVPDQELKKAFSELHEKMVDTTQKLKLADVQIEKLKRTKQRAQLTVKEITSLPPDTRTYESIGRMFLFDDIENIKVGLENRMKAVDEKVQTLENNKTYLQKSLKESENNLREMIQQRQSKDASG; translated from the coding sequence ATGGCAAGGGTACCGGATCAAGAATTAAAAAAGGCATTTTCGGAATTGCATGAGAAAATGGTTGATACCACACAAAAATTAAAGCTGGCTGAtgtacaaatagaaaaattaaaacgtaCGAAACAACGTGCACAGCTTACCGTCAAAGAGATAACCTCATTGCCACCGGATACAAGAACTTACGAATCCATTGGTCGAATGTTTTTATTTgatgatattgaaaatataaaagttggtttggaaaatagaatgaaagCAGTGGACGAGAAGGTACAAAccttagaaaataataaaacttatttGCAAAAGAGcttgaaagagagtgaaaataATTTGAGAGAGATGATACAACAAAGACAAAGTAAGGATGCATCTGGCTGA